The segment GAAAGTGCCACACCCGATTCAATGTCAGCGAAAAATTTGCTGGTAAAGAAGGTCCTTGCCCGAAGTGCAAAACGAAGATCAAAATTCCGGCAAAATCGGAACAGGTCGTCGTTCACGAACCCGAGATGTCGGGCCCCAAAACAACCACCGGCGAATCAGTGCTGAAACCGATTCGGCGCAAGGAAGTGAAGCTGACGAGCATTCACATCACGGTTATCGTTTGTTTGATTGTGCTATTTCTGATTTGCGCTTTGGTGTTCAATTTTACGTTTGCGGACAAGCACGCGTTTCCAGGTTGGGTGCTGTGGGTGTCGGCAATCGTGATAGCGCCGCCGATTTGCCTGGCGGGGTACTTCATGCTCCGTGATCAGGAACTGGGTGGCTATGTCGGGAAGGAACTATGGATTCGCATCCTGGTTTGTTCCGCAATTTACGCGCTGTTGTGGATCGCAATGCCGCTTGGAAAGTACGCATTTGGCGACAGCTATGGCACAGGCTCCTGGGTTTTCGCGCTAGTCATCATGGCGGGCGGAGGCGCAGCCGCGGGAATGCTCAGCTTTGACGTCGACTATCTGATGGGACTGGTCCACTACGGGCTGTATCTGGTTTTGTGCATCGTCGGGAGGCTGGTCGCCGGAATTGGAATTTTACCCGGGGCACTGGGAAAGCCTGAAGTTGTGCCGCCGGAGACTGTTACGACGGCAATGGTCGTTGCAGAACCAATTCTGTCCGGATTGATGGCACTGTTCGGCTGATGAACGAACTGCTCTCGATTCCGGAAATTCAGTCGCTGGAGGTCAGCGATGGTTTGCTGCGAATCCCCAGCCAGATCGATGTTCCGGTGACGTCTCGTGTGACTCGAATCATCGACACACCGGTCTTTCAACGACTGAAACGAATCAGCCAACTGGGCTTGGTGGCTTTCGTCTATCCCGCGGCCAACCATTCGCGGTTCGAGCACTCACTGGGCGTGTTTCGAAACTGCTTGCTGTTCGTCAAACAACTCGCTTGGCAGCCTCGATTTTGCGAGCTTGTTTCTGCCGAACAAGTCGAGGCCCTGTTGCTGGCGGCGTTGCTTCATGACGTAGGCCATTGGCCGTTTTGTCATCCGATCGAAGACATGGGACTGGACGGAGTCCCGCGACACGAAAACCTTGCGCAGCAATGGCTGGCGGATGATGAACTTCAGTCGTGCATCGGGGAAGACTGGAACGCGTGTCCGGAACTGGTGACTCGAATCATCACGCGGAAAACAGAAACGAAGTCCGAGCGACTGTTGGCTTCGATCCTTTCTGGCCCGATCGACATCGACAAACTTGACTATCTCTATCGCGACAGCCTTCACGCAGGCGTCCCGTACGGACAAAACCTCGACACCGCGCGGCTCGTTCGTAGCCTGTGCCTCAACGAGTCCGGCGACGCGCTCGCGATCAGCACCAAAGGTCGGACGGCAGCGGAACTGATGGTGTTTGCTCGCTACGTCATGTTCAGCGAGATTTATTGGCACCACGCGGTACGCAGTGCCACCGCGATGTTGCAGCGAGCTTTTTTTCGCTCCAAATCGGCGGCAGAACCGGTGGATTGGGAGAAAGAATTCCAGCTTGGCGAAAGCGATTTTGTGCTGGGCTGGCGAGCCCGAAGTCAGCAATCCGAGTCCGTTCACTCTTTGTTGGAAGGTCTCTTTTCTCAGCGTCGTCGACTGTACAAGCGAGCTGCGAATTTCAGCTTCGTCGAAAACGAGTCGTTGTATCGTGCTCTGGCTCAACGAAAATACGCAGATTTGACCGACGTCGGAGAGCAGCTCGCGAAAGCCATTGCAATTGAATGCGGTCAGGAATTGGATGCGGACGATGTGCTTATCGACGCTCCGCCGGCAAAGCTGGAAGTACAGTTCAACATCGATATTTTCGATGCACGATCCGAATCGTGGCGGCCGCTTGGCGAGGTTTCGCCTATGATTCACACTTTGGCCAAAAAGCAGTTTGACGACTATGTCAAACGAGTTCGTGTTTTCTGCAAACCAGAACTCGCAGCCACACTTGCAGACATCGACATCGTGAAACTGCTTGAAGGAATTGTTTGAGATTGGAGCCGGGATGAGACTATCAGTTTGCTTGATCGTATTGTGGTTAGCGACCGTCGCTTCGATCGCTTCCGCTCAGAATGAACAGCCAGACAATCCGGTTGCCAACGCATTTTTCAGTGCGCACAAGGTCGTGTTTCTTGGTGATTCGATCACTTGGCAGGGAGAGTTTCTGGCAACGCTCGAAGAATCGCTGATCGCCAACGGAAAACCGTTTCCGAAGATTCTCAACTTTGGACTGCAAAGCGAAACTTGCTCTGGCGATTCCGAGCCCGCACATCCTTGGCCGCGGCCGAATGTTCATGAACGTCTTGGAAGGCTGTTGGAGAAAGTCCAACCCGATCTGCTGGTCGTGAATTTCGGAATGAACGACGGAATCTACCATCCGTTCGACCAGACCCGCTTCGAAAACTACCAGGCTGGGATCAACAAAATCATCGAAGCCGCGGACAACTCGGGTGGAAAACTGAAAGTCATTTTGGTCACGCCGCCACCGTTCGATGCGCTTCCGTTGAAGCAGAAAGGCGCCTTGGTTGGAGCAGACGCAAAATCTTTCAGCTGGACTGAAGTTTACGAGAACTACGACGAAGATGTCCTTGCGGTTTACGCCAACTGGATCCTCGAGCAGAAAGACCGGGTCGCGGGCTGCATCGATTTGCGGACACCGATGTTGGCGGACCTAGCGCGGCGCCGCGAATCCAATCCCGATTTCTTTTATGCAGCCGATGGGGTGCACGTTGATTCCCAAGGTCACAAATTGATCGGCCAATCCATCGCAGAGGCGTTAGGAGTGACGCCTTCGCAGCATTCCAATGCGGAGCTTTTTCAATTGATCCGTCAACGACAGTGCATTCTTCGCGACAGCGGACTCGAGACTGTCGGGCACAAACGCCCGAATGTTAAAAAAGGGTTGCCGCCCGAAGAGGCCGCGGCAGAAGCTGCTAAATTGAATGAACGGCTGGCCGAAATTGTCGATCAGCAGAAACAAACGCAGGACGCTAAATGAAAATACTTATTACCAACGACGATGGATTCTTTGCCGAAGGACTCCAAGCTCTCGCTGCCGAAATCAGCAAACATGCCGACGTTTTTATCGTCGCGCCAAGTATCGAGCAGAGCGGGATCAGCCAGGCGATTACGTTCATGAGACCGTTGAACCCCAAGCCCGTCGAAGATGATTCCGACAATCTGATCGGCTACACGGTCAACGGCACGCCGGCCGATTGCGTGAAACTTGGCTTGCACGAGCTTTGCCCGTTCAAGCCGGATCTTATCGTCAGCGGCATCAACAATGGGTTGAACGTCGGCGTCAACGTTTGCCATTCGGGCACCGTCGGAGGAGCCTTTGCCGCTTCCATGTTTGACGTCCCGGCGATCTCGCTTAGCGTTGAGTCGAGCGACAATCCGCTGTTTGAAAACGTGGCCTCTCTGGCGTGGCCGACCATCAAGCGACTTGCCGAAGCCGACCTTCCGCCTCGCACGGTCTCGAATATCAACTTCCCTTCAATCGTTGCGGAACGAAATGAAGTCACCGAAGTTCTTGCGGTGCCAGTCGAAACGAATCCGCTGGGCTACCAGTTTCAATCTGGCCGCGACCCGAAAGACAAACCGTACTTCTGGGCGACGAACCACCCGGCTCCCAAGCCGTCTCCGTTTCTGACTGACACTCAGGCAGTCCGACAAGGCTACGTAACGCTTTCAATGATTGCGTATAATCCAAACCACAACCAAGGCAACGAATTGCTGGCCACGATGTTCGCGTCAGAACCCTCGGAGCACCACAAATCATGAGCCAACCTGCTTCATTCGGTGTGCTCACGGTTTCCGACAGGGCGACGCGAGGAGAGTACGAAGATCGCGGCGGTCCAGCGATCCGCGAGTATCTTGAACGCGTTGTCAAATCCGAATGGTCCGACGTTTCCAGGCTGGTGACTGACGATGTGCCAGAAATTGTTTCAGCGCTGCGTGAGCTGTGCGAAACATGCTGTGTCGTGATCACGACTGGCGGGACGGGACCCGCGGCGCGAGACGTAACTCCGGAGGCCACGGAGCAGGTTTGCGAGAAAATGATGCCGGGTTTTGGCGAAGCAATGCGAGCGGTTTCGCTGTTAAAGGTTCCGACTGCGATTCTCTCGCGTCAGACCGCGGGCATTTGCGGCCACTCATTAGTCATCAATCTGCCTGGCAGCCCGAAAGCGATTGCGGAATGCCTGGATGCTGTTTTCGCTGCGGTTCCGTACTGCGTTGATTTGATCGGTGGCCCGTTTATCGAAACGCACGAAGAGCACATCGACGCATTTCGGCCTAAGAAAAAATAGCGATTCTGGAAATGCTCAGCCGTTTTTGATCAGCTTCAGAAGCTGTTTAAGCGTTTTGGTGTTCGCAACATCGGACTTGGTGAGGCATCCGCGTCGCGCCTGCTTGATTCCATATTTCAAGTCACCGAAACCGGCGGTCTTGTGCGAATCCGTGTTGATCACGATCGGAATCCCGTGCGATTTCGCGGCAATCAAATAGCGGTCGTTCAAATCCAGCCGCTTCGGATTGGCGTTCAACTCCAGCAGCGTGCCCGTGTCTTTCGCCGCCTGAAAAACGGCTTCGATATCCACATCGTACGGTTCCCGCTTATTTAGCAACCGGCCCGTTGGGTGAGCGATCATCGTCACGTGAGGATTTTGAATCGCCCCGATAATACGATCGGTAATCTGTTGCCGTGGTTGGGATTGACCGTAGTGCAAACTGGCAATGATCCAGTCGCCTTGTGCCAGCACGGAATCCGGCAGATCCATGTCGCCGTTTTCAAGGATGTCGCACTCGATACCTTTGAGAATCACGAATGAGTCATCTGCCGCAGCGTTGATCGCATCGATCGTTTCCCACTGTTCCAGCAGACGACCTTCATCCAGTCCGTTCGCCATCGAGACTCGTTTCGAATGGTCGGTAATTGCGATGTACTTCAGCCCGCGCGCCTTGGCAGCGTCTGCCATTTCTTCGATTGAGTTCTTCCCGTCCGTTGCCGTCGTGTGCATGTGGAGATCGCCACGGATGTCTTTTTCGCAAATCAACTTAGGAAGATCACCATTCTCAGCCCATTCAAACTCCTTGCGGGCCTCACGAGTTTCCGGCTCGAAAACCGGCAACCCCAGCGTCGCATAAACATCAGCCTCTGTTTCGCCTGCGATCCATTCCTCCGAATCGCCATCGACCTTGTAAACGCCCCACTCGTTGACCTTCAGCCCTTTGGATTTTGCTTTTCCGCGAACGACGACATTGTGCTCCTTGGAGCCCGTGAAATACTGCAGCGCCGCTCCGAACGATTCCTTGGGCACGACTCTCAAATCGACTTGAAATTCATCATCCAGCCGCACTGCCATCTTGGTATCCCCACGGACGATCGTCGACGTAATGTCTTCGTACGTTCCGAAATGATTCATTACAGCTTCGGCATCCGTAGACGTGGCGAGGATGTCGAGGTCGCCGACGGTTTCCTTGCCGCGTCGATAACTTCCGGCGAATTCAAGCTGGTCGATCGCTTTGCAGGCTTTCATGTATTCACGGATTTTCTCTGCAATTCGGTCCGCGTGAGCCCACAGGATTCGCTGATTGGCTTCCACCGCGATCGCGATTCCTTCGAGGATGGCTTTCTCGGTTTTCGCGCCGAAACCGGACAGCTGTTGGACTTCGCCGGCTTCACAGGCTGCTTTAAGTTGATCCAGCGTTTCCACTCCAAGCTCGTTGAAGACCGCGGCGGCTTTTTTGGGGCCCATTTTGGGGACGTTGAGCAAATCCAGCACAGTCCGAGGAACATCTTCCAGCAATTCCTCCAGCTGCTGTAACGTTCCGGTTTCGCAAAGCTCGATACATTTTTGAGCAACGCTTTTCCCGATTCCGTCCAGCTTCGTGAGGTCGTCTCCAGCAGCAATTTGGCTTTCGATCGAGTCCGACATGTCGCGAATCACACGCGCACCATTTCGATAGGCCCGAAGACGAAACGCGTTGGCTCCGGTAAACTCAAGGAGGTCTGCCAGTTGATCGAGAGTCTTTGCGATTTTTTGATTATCCATGCCGTGATTGTTGCAATCGCGTTTGAAGCTCGCAAGTCGTGCCTCGCATTTGGAGCAACCCGAACCGCTTCGGCTTCGCCTACCTCGGAGAACTTTGTGAAACAGATTTACCTCGACTACAACGCCACCACGCCGATCGACGCCTCGGTTGTGGAAGCCATGATGCCGTTTTTCCAGACTCATTTCGGGAACCCGTCCAGCACTCACAGCGTCGGCCGCGCCGCCAGAGAAGCCATCGAAGACGCACGGGCAAAAGTCTCTGCTCTGATCGGCTGCGACCGTGACGAAGTCATCTTCACCGGCGGTGGAACCGAAGCCAGCAATATGGCGATCAAGGGAGTCATGTTTGCTGGTGGCGAACCTGGCGGGCACATGATCACGACCGCGATCGAACATCCGGCAACCATCGAACCGGCTCGCTTCGTTGAAAGATTGGGCTGTGAGTTGACCGTGGTTGGCTGCGACGAAAATGGCGTCGTCGATCCACAGGCGATCGCTGACGCAATTCGCCCGGATACGCGACTGGTCAGCGTGATGCATGCCAACAATGAAATCGGCACGATTCAGCCCATTCGAGAAATCGCCGAAATCTGCCATGAAAAATCAGTCGTCGTGCATGCCGATGCGTCGCAGTCGATTGGAAAGATCCCGGCGTTCGTCGATCAGCTTGATGTGGATTTGATGACCGTTGCCGGACACAAGTTTTACGCGCCCAAGGGCATCGGAGTGCTGTTTGTTCGCGAAGGCCTGGACATCGAGTCATTGCTTCACGGCGCCGGGCACGAAGGCGGACTGCGAGCGGGAACCGAGAACACACCATACATTGTCGGGCTTGGACGAGCGGCATTTCTTGCGGCATCTTTGCTGGACGAGTCGTCCGGAATCAGCGCGACGCTACGAGACAAGTTCTGGAAAACGATCTCCAGCAACGTCCCCAGAGCGGTGGCTCATGGAATGCAGGCGGAACGGTTGCCGAACACGTTGAGCATCGCGTTCCCAAATGTTTCAGGAGCTGAAATGCTTTCGCGCGTCCCCGAAGTTTGCGCTTCGCTTGGTGCAGCGTGCCACAGTTCTGGCGAACATCGATCCGGCACACTTCACGCGATGGGCGTCGATCAGGATCTGATGCGAGGCACGATTCGATTCAGTTTTGGCCGTTCGTCAAACGCAGAAGAGGCCGAACGGGCCGCGATGCTGATGGTTGACGCGTGGGAAACTCTGAAATCCTGAGCGTCAGCGGTGAGAGTGCACATCCCAACCGAATCCACATGCTCCTCAATTTTTAAAACGCAACCTTTGACTTGATTCGGCTCTCGTTCCACTCGACGCCCATCATCGTGCAGTTGATTCCGGAACCAATTCCCAGCAAACCAACTTTGTGGCCAGGCTGAATGAACTCCTTTTCACAGGCCACCGCGAGCGCGGAGGGCAGGGCGGCGGAACCCGTGTTGCCCAGCCACGAAAACGTCGCATAATCGATGTTTGAGTCGATCGAAAGCGACTCCAACATCATCTTCTGATGAGCCGTCCCAACCTGGTGACAGACCGTTCGGTCCAAGTCGCTGACTTGCCATTGCGTTGCCGCGAGAAACGGAGCCAGCGTATCGACTCCGGTCGCGACGCCGGCTTTCATCAACGCCTCGGAATCTGTTTCCATCAGCGGAGCCATCGACGCACCCACCTGGTCTTCATGGCTTTGGCAAAGCTCATGATGCTGCGTGCTGGCTCGGACGGCCGCGCCAACAAGTCGGTTTTTCGACTGACTGATCGATTCGTGAGTAAGCAAAACTGCGCAGCTGGCCGAACCGATCGTCAAACTGGCAATCGCATTCTTGATACTCTTGCGAGTCAGACTTCGATCCTCATTCAACGTCCGAATCGTGTTTTCAACGAGCTGTCGACCGCCTTCGCTGCCAACGATCAATGCTGCTTTGATCTGGCCGAGCTCGATCATGTTCGCGGCCTGAATCATGCCGGACAGAATCCCCAAGCACGCGTTTGAGACATCGTAAATCATGCAGTCAGCCGCAAGGCCTACCTTGTGATGTACCGAACAGGCAGTCGCCGGTTCGAGGAAGTCCCGACAGACGGACCCGTGGATCAGGCATCCGATTTGAGAGACATCGACGTCGGCCGCTTCGATCGCCAGCCGACAACTTTCGACACTAAGCCGCCCTGGCATCACGCCACGGTCCCAAAATCGCCGCTCTGATATTCCGGTCATCAGCTCCAGACGACCTTCGGGAAGCTTCAGTCGTTCGTAGAGCGGAGCCAGTTTTTGTTCAACGTCGTCGGTGGTCCAGATCTCCTGCGGAAGCAGATAGCCAATCGATTCGAGGCAGACGTTTTGATAGCGCATGGTTTTGTTTCGTGGTTCTAGTGGTCACCGCGACAATCGACACAACCCTTAGTTTCCGTCGGTGATGAAACGCCAAATACGAGGTTTGCACACGGAAAAAAGCTGAACTTCTTGCGGAAACACCGCTATGTGCGTAAGTGCAACGTAGGGTTCGCCGTAAATCATGTGCAAGGCTCGGGCTTTTGCCCAGCCATGAAGTACATCCTTAGCAGTGTTACATCCAAATGTCTTTTAACGAATTACAAGCGTGGATCATCCCCATCGCATGGTCACTTGCGGCCGTCGGTGTCGGCTTGATTTGTGGATTTTTCGCCGGACGCACTTTCGCATTGTCCAACGAACCACGGCGACTGAAGCGAGACCGTGCGCGGACGATGGAAGCGCTGATGACGGTCATCAACAGCACCAACCAACTCAACAGTGACGTCACCGATCATAACACCGCGCTTCAAAACGCGGAATCGGAGATCCAGCAATGCGAGTCCAGCGCTCAAGTCGTCGATATGCAGGATTCGCTGGTTCACAACATCCGAAAGATCGTTGCTGCCAACCAAAAAATGGAAAACGACCTGGTCGTATCCAAATTCCAACTTGAAGAAACCGCACAAGAACTTGATCGCAGTCGCAAAGAAGCCAGAACGGACGCGCTTTGCAAAGTCGCCAACCGGAAAGCCGTTGATGAAACGCTGACCTTTATGGTGTCGCGATTCCGCAGCCAGAAAAAGTCGTTTGGCTTGATGCTGATCGACATCGATCACTTTAAACGAATTAACGATACGTTCGGCCATGACGCCGGAGACGAAGTACTGATTAGCGTCGGGAAAGCCCTGAAAGAATGCGTTCGACCGGAGGACTTTGTCGGAAGACTGGGCGGAGACGAATTCGTGCTGATGCTCGAAGGGCTCACTGAGGCCAATGCAGAACTTGTTGGAAAACGAATCCGCTCAACCATCGAACTTTACAACTTCAGTGTCGGAAGCCGAGGCCAATCGACGGTCGTGACGCTCAGCATGGGCCTCGCCGTGATCAAACTCAGCGACGACGCAAAATCACTATATCGCAGAGCCGATCAGGCGCTTTACCGCTCCAAAGAACTGGGGCGAAACCAGCTGTTTACGATCGTCGAAAACTCCAATCAGCCACCAAACCCACAACCCGCCAGTTCGCCAGTCGCGACCTACGAGCAATTCAAAGCAACGCTCGACGGGGACCTTTAACGACAAAGACTACAAAACGGAACTCACATGATTCGCGCCGAATCGTTCAGCAAATCGTATGAGAAAGCAGTCGCCGTCGACGATCTCTCCTTTCAGGTCAATGCCGGACAGGTGCTTGGTCTGGTGGGGCGAAACGGAGCCGGGAAAACCACCACGCTAAAATCAATTGCTGGCATCATCCCGTTGAGTGCGGGGCGGCTTCTGGTCGACGATTTCGAAGTCACCGCGGACCCAATTGCTGTTAAGCAACGCAGCGCCTACGTGCCAGACGATCCCCATCTGTTTAACGATCTGACCGTCGAACAACATCTGCTGTTTACCGCGGGTGTCTATGGAATCGAAAATCCGCATCACGAAATTGATCGGTTGCTCGCAACGTTCGAGTTGCTGGACAAGCGACATACCGCAGCGTCCGGGTTGTCTCGCGGCATGAAACAAAAGCTCGCGATCAGCTGTGCCCTTCTTCAGCAACCGTCCGCATTGTTGCTGGACGAGCCAATGACGGGCTTGGACCCGCAAGGTATCCGCAACCTGAAGGCAACGATCCTGGAGCAGGCGAAATGTGGGACTGCGATCATTATCAGCTCGCATTTACTGGCAATGGTCGAAGACATTTGCTCGGACGTCATGATCCTTGAAAACGGCAAACGAAAATTCTTCGGTCGAATCGAAGAACTCAAAGAACAGTTTGCCGGTGACTCGAACAGCGAACTGCGAACGCTCGAAGAAATCTACTTTGCGACCATGGAGATGGTTCCGGAATCTGACGAAGCGAAGTTACCGAAGGCTGAGCCAGACGACAGCGAATGCGGCGAACGATTTGCTGCGGAGAAGTAGAATGGCAAATCCAAACGCAATGGGACGGCTGCTGCATCCGGCTTTGTTTCAGCTGATGAAATTTCAGTCCACAGGCAAATTGCGTCGAATCGGAAACGCATTTCGTTCGCGTCGCAAACTCGTCCTTTCCTTGCTCGCAATTCTTCTGGGCTGTGTTTGGCTTGGGCAAACCGTACTGTCGATTGTGTTTCGCGACCCTGCGGATCCGGAGAGCCTGCGAACGTGGCTGTCGGTCAGCATGCTGTTGTATTGCGTGTTCCATTTTTTGAAGATCGGAAGCCGAAAACCGGTTGAGCCATTCGAGTGGACGGCCGCTGAGAAACAGGCGCTACTTTCGGCACCGCTGACGCGAACGCACTTGGTCAGCTACCGTCTGATCAGCTATTTGCTGGCGACTGCAGCCAAGTCGCTTTGCTTTGCGATCGTCATGATCCCTGACTTGCCTTCGTTCACTGTTGGTGCCATCGGTATGTTTCTGGGCCTGAGCCTGATCGATTTGACTCGGGTATTGTTGGAGCGAATCGCCTGGACGGCCGCAAGCACCAGTAAGCGTTGCTGGACAATCGTGAGAGCCACGATGCTGGTTCCCGCTTTGACGCTGCTGACCGTCGCATTCTACCAAACGGCGTGGTCACCAGATTTCGAAGCGGCAATCGCATCTCCAAACCCACTATCGATTCCGCAACTTTTCCTTGCCATC is part of the Mariniblastus fucicola genome and harbors:
- a CDS encoding GGDEF domain-containing protein; its protein translation is MSFNELQAWIIPIAWSLAAVGVGLICGFFAGRTFALSNEPRRLKRDRARTMEALMTVINSTNQLNSDVTDHNTALQNAESEIQQCESSAQVVDMQDSLVHNIRKIVAANQKMENDLVVSKFQLEETAQELDRSRKEARTDALCKVANRKAVDETLTFMVSRFRSQKKSFGLMLIDIDHFKRINDTFGHDAGDEVLISVGKALKECVRPEDFVGRLGGDEFVLMLEGLTEANAELVGKRIRSTIELYNFSVGSRGQSTVVTLSMGLAVIKLSDDAKSLYRRADQALYRSKELGRNQLFTIVENSNQPPNPQPASSPVATYEQFKATLDGDL
- the polX gene encoding DNA polymerase/3'-5' exonuclease PolX translates to MDNQKIAKTLDQLADLLEFTGANAFRLRAYRNGARVIRDMSDSIESQIAAGDDLTKLDGIGKSVAQKCIELCETGTLQQLEELLEDVPRTVLDLLNVPKMGPKKAAAVFNELGVETLDQLKAACEAGEVQQLSGFGAKTEKAILEGIAIAVEANQRILWAHADRIAEKIREYMKACKAIDQLEFAGSYRRGKETVGDLDILATSTDAEAVMNHFGTYEDITSTIVRGDTKMAVRLDDEFQVDLRVVPKESFGAALQYFTGSKEHNVVVRGKAKSKGLKVNEWGVYKVDGDSEEWIAGETEADVYATLGLPVFEPETREARKEFEWAENGDLPKLICEKDIRGDLHMHTTATDGKNSIEEMADAAKARGLKYIAITDHSKRVSMANGLDEGRLLEQWETIDAINAAADDSFVILKGIECDILENGDMDLPDSVLAQGDWIIASLHYGQSQPRQQITDRIIGAIQNPHVTMIAHPTGRLLNKREPYDVDIEAVFQAAKDTGTLLELNANPKRLDLNDRYLIAAKSHGIPIVINTDSHKTAGFGDLKYGIKQARRGCLTKSDVANTKTLKQLLKLIKNG
- a CDS encoding cysteine desulfurase family protein, coding for MIVAIAFEARKSCLAFGATRTASASPTSENFVKQIYLDYNATTPIDASVVEAMMPFFQTHFGNPSSTHSVGRAAREAIEDARAKVSALIGCDRDEVIFTGGGTEASNMAIKGVMFAGGEPGGHMITTAIEHPATIEPARFVERLGCELTVVGCDENGVVDPQAIADAIRPDTRLVSVMHANNEIGTIQPIREIAEICHEKSVVVHADASQSIGKIPAFVDQLDVDLMTVAGHKFYAPKGIGVLFVREGLDIESLLHGAGHEGGLRAGTENTPYIVGLGRAAFLAASLLDESSGISATLRDKFWKTISSNVPRAVAHGMQAERLPNTLSIAFPNVSGAEMLSRVPEVCASLGAACHSSGEHRSGTLHAMGVDQDLMRGTIRFSFGRSSNAEEAERAAMLMVDAWETLKS
- a CDS encoding 3-oxoacyl-ACP synthase III; protein product: MRYQNVCLESIGYLLPQEIWTTDDVEQKLAPLYERLKLPEGRLELMTGISERRFWDRGVMPGRLSVESCRLAIEAADVDVSQIGCLIHGSVCRDFLEPATACSVHHKVGLAADCMIYDVSNACLGILSGMIQAANMIELGQIKAALIVGSEGGRQLVENTIRTLNEDRSLTRKSIKNAIASLTIGSASCAVLLTHESISQSKNRLVGAAVRASTQHHELCQSHEDQVGASMAPLMETDSEALMKAGVATGVDTLAPFLAATQWQVSDLDRTVCHQVGTAHQKMMLESLSIDSNIDYATFSWLGNTGSAALPSALAVACEKEFIQPGHKVGLLGIGSGINCTMMGVEWNESRIKSKVAF
- a CDS encoding GDSL-type esterase/lipase family protein codes for the protein MRLSVCLIVLWLATVASIASAQNEQPDNPVANAFFSAHKVVFLGDSITWQGEFLATLEESLIANGKPFPKILNFGLQSETCSGDSEPAHPWPRPNVHERLGRLLEKVQPDLLVVNFGMNDGIYHPFDQTRFENYQAGINKIIEAADNSGGKLKVILVTPPPFDALPLKQKGALVGADAKSFSWTEVYENYDEDVLAVYANWILEQKDRVAGCIDLRTPMLADLARRRESNPDFFYAADGVHVDSQGHKLIGQSIAEALGVTPSQHSNAELFQLIRQRQCILRDSGLETVGHKRPNVKKGLPPEEAAAEAAKLNERLAEIVDQQKQTQDAK
- a CDS encoding ABC transporter ATP-binding protein — encoded protein: MIRAESFSKSYEKAVAVDDLSFQVNAGQVLGLVGRNGAGKTTTLKSIAGIIPLSAGRLLVDDFEVTADPIAVKQRSAYVPDDPHLFNDLTVEQHLLFTAGVYGIENPHHEIDRLLATFELLDKRHTAASGLSRGMKQKLAISCALLQQPSALLLDEPMTGLDPQGIRNLKATILEQAKCGTAIIISSHLLAMVEDICSDVMILENGKRKFFGRIEELKEQFAGDSNSELRTLEEIYFATMEMVPESDEAKLPKAEPDDSECGERFAAEK
- the surE gene encoding 5'/3'-nucleotidase SurE, giving the protein MKILITNDDGFFAEGLQALAAEISKHADVFIVAPSIEQSGISQAITFMRPLNPKPVEDDSDNLIGYTVNGTPADCVKLGLHELCPFKPDLIVSGINNGLNVGVNVCHSGTVGGAFAASMFDVPAISLSVESSDNPLFENVASLAWPTIKRLAEADLPPRTVSNINFPSIVAERNEVTEVLAVPVETNPLGYQFQSGRDPKDKPYFWATNHPAPKPSPFLTDTQAVRQGYVTLSMIAYNPNHNQGNELLATMFASEPSEHHKS
- the mog gene encoding molybdopterin adenylyltransferase, which encodes MSQPASFGVLTVSDRATRGEYEDRGGPAIREYLERVVKSEWSDVSRLVTDDVPEIVSALRELCETCCVVITTGGTGPAARDVTPEATEQVCEKMMPGFGEAMRAVSLLKVPTAILSRQTAGICGHSLVINLPGSPKAIAECLDAVFAAVPYCVDLIGGPFIETHEEHIDAFRPKKK
- a CDS encoding HD domain-containing protein; amino-acid sequence: MNELLSIPEIQSLEVSDGLLRIPSQIDVPVTSRVTRIIDTPVFQRLKRISQLGLVAFVYPAANHSRFEHSLGVFRNCLLFVKQLAWQPRFCELVSAEQVEALLLAALLHDVGHWPFCHPIEDMGLDGVPRHENLAQQWLADDELQSCIGEDWNACPELVTRIITRKTETKSERLLASILSGPIDIDKLDYLYRDSLHAGVPYGQNLDTARLVRSLCLNESGDALAISTKGRTAAELMVFARYVMFSEIYWHHAVRSATAMLQRAFFRSKSAAEPVDWEKEFQLGESDFVLGWRARSQQSESVHSLLEGLFSQRRRLYKRAANFSFVENESLYRALAQRKYADLTDVGEQLAKAIAIECGQELDADDVLIDAPPAKLEVQFNIDIFDARSESWRPLGEVSPMIHTLAKKQFDDYVKRVRVFCKPELAATLADIDIVKLLEGIV